A genome region from Planifilum fulgidum includes the following:
- the lspA gene encoding signal peptidase II → MRYYGIALAVLLLDQVTKWLVLERMHLYESIPVVDGIFYITSHRNRGAAFGILQDQQWLFIPVTLIVVAVLIYYLWVFRRERPLASWSFSLILGGAIGNLIDRVRMGEVVDFLDFKLINYPIFNVADSAIVIGVALFVLDMIKNPAKETGNRFSEVRDGR, encoded by the coding sequence TGGCGGTTCTCCTGCTCGATCAGGTGACAAAATGGCTGGTTCTCGAACGGATGCATCTTTATGAATCGATTCCCGTGGTGGACGGGATTTTTTACATTACGTCGCATCGCAATCGGGGGGCTGCGTTCGGGATCCTGCAAGATCAGCAATGGTTGTTCATTCCCGTCACATTGATCGTGGTGGCGGTCCTCATCTATTATTTGTGGGTATTCCGCCGGGAGCGCCCCTTGGCTTCCTGGTCCTTTTCCCTGATTCTCGGCGGGGCCATCGGCAACCTGATCGACCGGGTCCGGATGGGGGAAGTGGTGGATTTTCTGGACTTTAAACTGATCAATTACCCGATCTTCAACGTGGCCGATTCGGCGATCGTCATCGGTGTGGCCCTGTTTGTTCTGGACATGATCAAAAATCCGGCCAAGGAAACCGGCAATCGATTCTCTGAAGTGAGGGACGGACGTTGA